From Tautonia plasticadhaerens, the proteins below share one genomic window:
- a CDS encoding IS630 family transposase (programmed frameshift) has translation MDKYRVTLTEEERAELQHLVSTGKAAARKLAHARILLLADTRAGQEHSDERIADALGVSLRTIARVRQRFVIDGVQAAISRGPQPPRPDKIKIKGDIEQRLVRLACSDPPQGRCHWTPQLLADELVVLGLAESISTETVRQALKKNDIKPWIVETRCIPPEADAEYVWRMEDVIQVHLRPYDPRFPVACFDEACKQLFGEVRPPRRCRSGRPAQVDYEYEREGVCHQLMMCEPLRGWRHVKVTGRRTRRDYAGCIRDLVEVHYPRAEKVLLVQDNLNTHDGASPYEAFSPEVARRLLDRIEFHYTPKHGSWLNMAETEISVMNQQCLDRRLEGPAKLAAEVAAWEHRRNVRRARIHWTFTLAAARRKLRKLYPSIED, from the exons ATGGACAAGTACCGGGTCACCCTGACCGAGGAGGAGCGGGCTGAGTTGCAGCACCTGGTCTCCACCGGCAAGGCTGCCGCCCGCAAGCTGGCCCATGCCCGTATCCTCCTCCTGGCCGATACCAGAGCCGGCCAAGAGCACTCGGATGAGCGGATCGCCGACGCACTTGGGGTCAGCCTACGAACCATCGCCCGGGTCCGTCAGCGGTTCGTCATCGACGGCGTTCAGGCGGCCATCAGTCGGGGTCCCCAGCCGCCACGACCGGACAAGATCAAGATCAAGGGGGACATCGAGCAGCGGTTGGTCCGACTGGCGTGCAGCGATCCGCCGCAGGGCCGATGCCACTGGACGCCGCAACTGCTGGCCGACGAACTGGTCGTCCTGGGCCTGGCCGAGTCGATCAGCACCGAGACCGTCCGCCAGGCTCTCA AAAAGAACGACATCAAGCCCTGGATCGTCGAGACCCGGTGCATCCCGCCCGAGGCCGACGCCGAGTACGTCTGGCGGATGGAGGACGTGATCCAGGTCCACCTGCGGCCCTACGACCCGAGGTTCCCGGTCGCCTGCTTCGACGAGGCGTGCAAGCAACTCTTCGGCGAGGTGCGGCCACCCAGGCGGTGCCGCTCGGGCCGACCGGCTCAGGTGGACTACGAGTACGAGCGGGAGGGCGTCTGCCACCAGTTGATGATGTGCGAGCCGCTGCGGGGCTGGCGTCATGTCAAGGTGACCGGACGCCGGACCCGGCGGGACTACGCCGGCTGCATCCGGGACCTGGTGGAGGTGCACTACCCCCGAGCGGAGAAGGTCCTGCTGGTGCAGGACAACTTGAATACGCACGACGGGGCGAGCCCCTACGAGGCGTTCTCGCCGGAGGTGGCACGTCGGCTCCTGGACCGGATCGAGTTCCACTACACACCCAAGCACGGCAGTTGGCTGAACATGGCCGAGACGGAGATCAGCGTCATGAACCAGCAATGCCTGGATCGCCGGCTGGAGGGTCCGGCCAAGCTGGCGGCGGAGGTGGCGGCCTGGGAACACCGGCGGAACGTGAGGAGAGCCCGAATCCACTGGACCTTCACACTGGCCGCCGCTCGCCGGAAGCTGCGGAAGCTTTACCCGTCAATTGAAGATTGA
- a CDS encoding helix-turn-helix transcriptional regulator translates to MSWMWRIYEDAVQQLDREAQEYVRLHITAELSLEETARRIGVSRSYLRRYGGGRLAALVRDAITRMVLQMTPEDLAGIVHAMDSLGLLNEEEMSRLLCVPVEVVVDSQRGRVDRLQRGGKPVGLCRAG, encoded by the coding sequence GTGTCGTGGATGTGGCGAATCTACGAGGACGCGGTCCAGCAACTGGATCGCGAGGCCCAGGAGTACGTGAGGCTGCACATCACTGCCGAACTGTCCCTGGAGGAGACGGCCCGGAGGATCGGTGTGTCGCGGAGCTACTTGCGACGCTACGGAGGGGGGAGACTGGCCGCCCTCGTTCGCGACGCCATCACGAGGATGGTCCTCCAGATGACGCCGGAGGACCTCGCTGGCATCGTGCATGCGATGGACTCCCTGGGGCTCCTCAACGAGGAAGAGATGTCGCGGCTCTTGTGCGTGCCCGTCGAGGTCGTCGTGGACTCCCAGAGGGGACGCGTCGATCGGCTGCAACGGGGCGGGAAGCCGGTTGGCCTCTGCAGGGCGGGGTGA
- a CDS encoding IS701 family transposase has protein sequence MTDATLLWSIWQALLARFAWAFNRPGHRRFVEWVTGLALNVEEHTVTQSVLALDRPADWRAMERFAEYGAWDAGAVTRSLTRLVEQAPGRTWHGYHAPAVDDTKVHRSGKHVWGTCTFHEYTARCPNRAATVRAHNWVVLGALLDEPGRPAWFLPVSGRLYFRKSQLPARSGFVGPKVGFRTKCELAVELIREQARITGGRHLAVFDGGYALKSVIRPLVTPEGDSPRIEFLTRLRHDARLHAPPPTGRREGQRGPMPKWGKKLEPPRRGGRWSGPWHEGHALVYGRRRRVRWKEVVGRWRVAGHGVPIKAVVACVEGYKKRFALVTSAVELTGLQMVELFAARFRQEDGFRDLKQRLGWEQCRAWTRKPIERTSQAQWVTMSLLRLAQFRLEAAGEVGWWFRPPWNRKKDRPSVLDVERLLRRHGPEIRRLLSEWLGEGREDGSRRSCGGVGGVGG, from the coding sequence ATGACCGACGCTACGCTGCTCTGGTCGATCTGGCAAGCACTGCTCGCCCGCTTCGCCTGGGCCTTCAACCGGCCCGGACACCGCCGCTTCGTCGAGTGGGTCACCGGCCTGGCCCTCAACGTCGAGGAGCATACCGTCACGCAGTCGGTCCTGGCCCTCGACCGGCCGGCCGACTGGCGGGCGATGGAACGCTTCGCCGAGTACGGGGCCTGGGATGCCGGGGCCGTCACCCGCAGCCTGACCCGGCTCGTCGAGCAGGCCCCCGGCCGCACCTGGCACGGCTATCACGCCCCGGCGGTCGATGACACCAAGGTCCACCGCTCGGGCAAGCACGTCTGGGGAACCTGCACGTTCCACGAGTACACCGCCCGCTGCCCCAACCGGGCCGCCACCGTCCGGGCCCATAACTGGGTCGTGCTCGGGGCCTTGCTCGATGAGCCCGGTCGGCCCGCCTGGTTCCTGCCGGTCTCGGGACGGCTCTACTTCCGCAAGTCGCAACTGCCGGCCCGGTCGGGGTTCGTCGGGCCGAAGGTGGGCTTCCGCACGAAGTGCGAACTGGCCGTGGAACTGATCCGGGAGCAGGCCCGGATCACCGGCGGGCGGCACCTGGCCGTCTTCGACGGCGGCTACGCCCTGAAGAGCGTGATCCGGCCGCTGGTCACGCCCGAGGGCGACTCGCCCCGCATCGAGTTCCTGACCCGGCTGCGGCACGACGCCCGGCTGCACGCCCCGCCGCCGACCGGACGCCGCGAGGGGCAGCGGGGGCCGATGCCGAAGTGGGGCAAGAAGCTGGAGCCGCCCCGCCGGGGCGGCCGGTGGTCCGGGCCGTGGCACGAGGGGCACGCCCTGGTCTACGGCCGGCGGCGGCGGGTCCGCTGGAAGGAGGTCGTCGGCCGGTGGCGGGTGGCCGGCCATGGGGTGCCCATCAAGGCGGTCGTCGCCTGCGTCGAGGGGTACAAGAAGCGGTTCGCCCTGGTCACCTCGGCCGTGGAGTTGACCGGGCTTCAGATGGTCGAGTTGTTCGCCGCCCGCTTCCGGCAGGAGGACGGATTTCGAGACCTAAAGCAGCGGTTGGGATGGGAGCAGTGCCGGGCCTGGACGAGGAAGCCGATCGAGCGGACGAGCCAGGCCCAGTGGGTGACGATGAGCCTGCTGCGGCTGGCCCAGTTCCGGCTGGAGGCGGCCGGCGAGGTGGGCTGGTGGTTCCGGCCGCCGTGGAACCGCAAGAAGGACCGGCCGAGCGTGCTCGATGTCGAACGACTGCTGCGACGGCACGGCCCGGAAATCCGGCGGCTCCTGTCGGAATGGCTGGGAGAAGGGCGGGAGGACGGTTCGAGGCGGTCGTGCGGCGGGGTCGGCGGGGTCGGCGGGTAG
- a CDS encoding IS630 family transposase (programmed frameshift), producing the protein MKKYIVTLTADERQALLDLISAGKASALKLAHARILLKADAAEGGPAWPDDRIAEAVEVSVATIERVRQRFVEQGLEAALVRKTQARPSRQRALDGRAEAKLIALACSEPPDGRKAWTMRLLADKLVELEIVPSISDETVRRSLKKGELRPHLKQQWCIPPEANAEFVAAMEDVLEVYHRPYDETRPLVCLDEASKQLIGETVVPIPAAPGRLERFDHEYVRNGTANLFMVTMPLLGWRAVHVTERRTALDFAEVVRWLVEEVHEEAEKVVLVMDNLNTHKIASLYEAFPPERARRIAGKLEIHHTPKHGSWLNMAEIELSVLARQCLDRRIGSSEELKREVAAWEEDRNERMVGIRWQFTTADARIKLHRLYPATQ; encoded by the exons ATGAAGAAGTACATCGTGACGCTCACCGCCGACGAACGCCAGGCCCTCCTCGATCTCATCTCCGCCGGCAAGGCCTCCGCTCTGAAACTGGCCCATGCCCGCATCCTCCTCAAGGCTGATGCCGCCGAGGGCGGGCCCGCCTGGCCCGACGACCGCATCGCCGAGGCCGTCGAGGTCTCTGTCGCCACCATCGAGCGGGTCCGCCAGCGGTTCGTCGAGCAGGGCCTGGAGGCCGCCCTGGTCCGCAAGACGCAGGCCCGTCCCAGCCGCCAGCGGGCCCTCGACGGCCGGGCCGAGGCGAAGTTGATCGCCCTGGCCTGCTCGGAGCCCCCCGACGGCCGCAAGGCCTGGACGATGCGATTGCTGGCCGACAAGCTCGTCGAGTTGGAGATCGTCCCCTCGATCTCCGACGAGACGGTGCGCCGCTCTTTGAAAAAAG GCGAACTGAGGCCGCATCTGAAGCAGCAGTGGTGCATCCCGCCGGAGGCGAACGCCGAGTTCGTGGCGGCGATGGAGGACGTGCTGGAGGTCTACCACCGGCCCTACGACGAGACGCGACCGCTGGTCTGCCTCGACGAGGCGAGCAAGCAACTGATCGGCGAGACGGTCGTGCCGATCCCGGCAGCGCCAGGGCGGCTCGAGCGGTTCGATCACGAATACGTCCGCAACGGGACGGCCAACCTGTTCATGGTGACGATGCCGCTGCTGGGGTGGCGTGCGGTCCACGTCACCGAGCGTCGGACGGCGTTGGACTTCGCCGAGGTGGTGCGTTGGCTGGTGGAGGAGGTGCACGAGGAGGCGGAGAAGGTCGTGCTGGTGATGGACAACCTGAACACGCACAAGATCGCCTCGCTGTACGAGGCGTTCCCGCCGGAGCGGGCCCGTCGGATCGCCGGGAAGTTGGAGATCCACCACACGCCGAAGCACGGGAGTTGGCTGAACATGGCGGAGATCGAGCTGTCGGTGCTGGCGAGGCAGTGCCTGGACCGGCGGATCGGGTCGAGCGAGGAACTGAAGCGGGAGGTCGCGGCGTGGGAGGAGGACCGCAACGAGCGGATGGTGGGCATTCGGTGGCAGTTCACCACGGCGGATGCCCGGATCAAACTGCACCGACTATACCCGGCAACTCAATAG
- a CDS encoding IS1182 family transposase: MSLHPRPIGSVPEEAARVAHAAFPGGNTYIALRDELGTIFRDDDFADPYPSRGRPAESPWRLALVTVFQFAEGLSDRRAADAVRGRIDWKYALGLGLDDPGFDASVLCEFRARLVAGSAEGRLLDALLDLCRGRGWLKTRGRQRTDATHVLARVRNLDRLECVVETMRHVLNSLAAADPEWLRRQARAEWVERYGRRAEESRLPDSEEGRRALAREVGKDGHALLAAAYDAGAPPSVARSPAVETLRRVWVQHFLVEAGGLRWRAEGDGIPPSAASINSPHDSEARYGKKRSTIWVGYKAHLTETCDDESPHLVVQVTTAPAPAADGDALAGIYEQLGRKDSLPGKHLADTGYIDAELLVSSRRDHGVELIGPTRPDYGWQALAGGGFTASDFAIDWEGSRATCPEGRVSSGWTPAVERDHTEVVHIKFSRKDCKPCPARERCTGAARRSLTIRAREPFEALRAARAREETEEYRADYAHRAGIEGTISQAVRVAGLRRSRYAGRAKTHLQHLATAAAIDILRVVDWLAEAPREATRTCAFVRLITAAVPA; this comes from the coding sequence ATGTCGCTTCACCCACGGCCGATCGGATCGGTGCCCGAGGAGGCCGCCCGCGTCGCGCACGCCGCCTTCCCCGGTGGCAACACCTACATTGCCCTGCGCGATGAGCTGGGCACGATCTTCCGAGACGACGACTTCGCCGACCCGTACCCGAGCCGCGGCCGCCCCGCTGAGTCCCCCTGGCGGCTGGCCCTCGTGACCGTCTTCCAGTTCGCCGAGGGGCTGTCCGACCGCCGCGCCGCCGACGCGGTGCGCGGGCGGATCGACTGGAAGTACGCCCTCGGCCTGGGGCTCGACGACCCCGGCTTCGACGCCTCGGTCCTCTGCGAGTTCCGGGCGCGGCTCGTCGCCGGCTCGGCCGAGGGGCGGCTGCTCGACGCGCTCCTCGATCTCTGCCGCGGGCGCGGCTGGCTGAAGACCCGCGGCCGCCAGCGCACCGACGCGACGCACGTCCTGGCCCGCGTCCGCAACCTCGACCGGCTCGAGTGCGTCGTCGAGACGATGCGCCACGTCCTGAACAGCCTGGCAGCGGCGGACCCAGAGTGGCTCCGCCGTCAGGCCCGGGCGGAGTGGGTCGAGCGCTACGGCCGGCGAGCCGAGGAGTCCCGGCTCCCGGACTCCGAGGAGGGCCGCCGCGCCCTCGCCCGGGAGGTCGGCAAGGACGGCCACGCCCTGCTGGCGGCGGCCTACGACGCCGGCGCCCCGCCCTCGGTCGCGCGATCGCCGGCGGTCGAGACGCTGCGCCGGGTCTGGGTCCAGCACTTCCTGGTCGAGGCCGGCGGGCTGCGTTGGCGGGCCGAGGGTGACGGCATCCCGCCCTCCGCCGCGTCGATCAACTCGCCTCACGACTCCGAGGCCCGGTACGGCAAGAAGCGGTCGACGATCTGGGTGGGCTACAAGGCCCACCTGACCGAGACGTGCGACGACGAGTCGCCCCACCTGGTCGTCCAGGTGACGACCGCGCCGGCGCCGGCGGCCGACGGCGATGCCCTGGCCGGGATCTACGAGCAGCTGGGCCGGAAGGATTCGCTGCCGGGCAAGCACCTAGCGGACACCGGCTACATCGACGCCGAGCTGCTGGTCAGCAGCCGCCGCGACCACGGCGTGGAGCTGATCGGGCCGACGCGGCCGGACTACGGCTGGCAGGCCCTGGCCGGCGGCGGCTTCACGGCGTCGGACTTCGCCATCGACTGGGAGGGCAGCCGGGCCACCTGCCCGGAGGGGCGCGTCAGCTCGGGGTGGACGCCGGCCGTGGAGCGGGACCACACCGAGGTCGTGCACATCAAGTTCTCGAGGAAGGACTGCAAGCCCTGCCCCGCCCGAGAGCGGTGCACGGGGGCGGCGAGGCGGTCGCTGACGATCCGGGCCCGCGAGCCGTTCGAGGCGCTGAGGGCGGCCCGCGCGCGGGAGGAGACGGAGGAGTACCGGGCCGACTACGCCCACCGCGCGGGGATTGAAGGGACGATCTCGCAAGCGGTCCGGGTCGCCGGGCTGCGGCGATCGCGCTACGCGGGTCGGGCGAAGACGCACCTCCAGCACCTGGCGACGGCGGCCGCGATCGACATCTTGCGCGTCGTCGACTGGCTCGCGGAGGCACCTCGAGAAGCGACCAGGACGTGCGCCTTCGTCCGGCTGATCACCGCGGCCGTCCCGGCCTGA
- a CDS encoding ISAzo13 family transposase, whose protein sequence is MTAVVEPTTGGDPMGPTEFVRRSLPAIGADLERLGHDLSPTTIARLLRDQDCSLRVNRKRFTGPDHPDRDRQSRNIDERIAIFEGLGQPIIGVDSKKKELVGNFKNAGAAWLREPEEVNVYDFLSDAECRATPYGICDVLSGRGHVCVGTSADTPAFAVEAIGSWWARHGSERYRGADELLILADGGGSNGHRPRLWKARLQERIADRYGLHVTVCHYPTGASKWNPVEHRLFGPVSINWAGQPLRSLEAMLGWARGTEVGGAGVTASLDRAEYPTKVKVPAAVMERLDRERHEVCPDWNDTISPRQPQVLH, encoded by the coding sequence CTGACCGCCGTCGTCGAGCCGACGACCGGCGGCGACCCGATGGGTCCGACCGAGTTCGTCCGCCGCAGCCTCCCGGCCATCGGGGCCGACCTGGAGCGGCTCGGGCACGACCTCAGCCCCACCACCATCGCCCGGCTGCTGCGGGATCAGGACTGCTCGTTGCGGGTCAACCGAAAGCGGTTCACCGGGCCGGATCACCCCGACCGGGACCGGCAGTCCCGCAACATCGACGAGCGGATCGCCATCTTCGAGGGCCTGGGGCAGCCGATCATCGGCGTCGATAGCAAGAAGAAGGAACTGGTCGGCAACTTCAAGAACGCCGGGGCCGCCTGGCTCCGAGAGCCCGAGGAGGTCAATGTCTATGACTTCCTCAGCGATGCCGAGTGCCGGGCGACCCCCTACGGCATCTGCGACGTGCTCTCGGGCCGGGGGCACGTCTGCGTCGGCACCTCGGCGGATACGCCGGCCTTCGCCGTCGAGGCGATCGGCTCGTGGTGGGCACGCCACGGCTCGGAGCGATACCGGGGGGCCGACGAGCTGCTGATCCTGGCCGACGGCGGCGGCAGCAACGGCCATCGCCCCCGGCTCTGGAAGGCCCGGCTGCAGGAGCGGATCGCCGACCGCTACGGGCTCCACGTGACGGTCTGCCACTACCCGACCGGGGCGTCGAAGTGGAACCCGGTGGAGCATCGGCTCTTCGGGCCGGTGAGCATCAATTGGGCCGGGCAGCCGTTGCGAAGCCTGGAGGCGATGCTCGGCTGGGCCCGTGGGACGGAGGTCGGCGGGGCGGGAGTGACGGCGAGCCTGGACCGGGCGGAATATCCGACGAAGGTGAAGGTGCCCGCCGCCGTGATGGAGCGGCTGGACCGGGAGCGGCATGAGGTCTGCCCGGACTGGAACGACACCATCAGCCCACGGCAGCCGCAAGTGCTGCATTGA
- a CDS encoding toprim domain-containing protein: MGMQGFSKFNYLFNLARARATPCHSVILVEGAPDVLRLAEAGLVGVALLGSEATDLQIQTLVGLGKTILVAFDNDAGGQRAGERFWTKVGGQGVTFMQWGVPAGFKDLAEMTADSIRTRTPVPGRCPIEKGGRPTRRLGAARLPEGGWRHGRGRLPDQDKATVQGTRR, from the coding sequence ATGGGGATGCAGGGGTTCTCGAAATTCAACTACCTCTTCAACCTCGCACGTGCACGGGCGACCCCCTGCCACTCCGTCATCCTCGTCGAGGGGGCACCGGACGTCCTCCGCCTCGCGGAGGCCGGCCTGGTCGGCGTCGCACTGCTGGGCTCCGAGGCCACCGACCTACAGATTCAGACGTTGGTCGGGCTCGGCAAGACCATCCTGGTGGCCTTCGACAACGACGCCGGCGGCCAACGGGCCGGCGAACGCTTCTGGACGAAGGTTGGGGGGCAGGGCGTGACCTTCATGCAGTGGGGCGTGCCGGCCGGATTCAAGGACCTCGCCGAGATGACCGCGGATTCGATCCGCACGCGGACGCCCGTTCCGGGTCGGTGTCCTATTGAGAAGGGAGGCCGCCCGACGAGACGCCTCGGGGCAGCCCGATTACCAGAGGGGGGCTGGAGGCACGGTCGAGGACGGCTCCCTGACCAGGACAAGGCGACCGTACAGGGGACGAGGAGATGA
- a CDS encoding DUF5076 domain-containing protein, translating to MMSSHRHDTHLTIPASALRDRSSVEMLRVWFNEDGPHCSVRAGVWEEHFGVNEPTGWATLIADHLRELANGIAPGDPGLSIVAVGRALIPDLDSEIADASAYPRIVAPPPSGVAGKRKPPLELPIPPAVRRDHDAFEMIRVWVSVGDRHGSAKLGGFRSIPLLARIFSKVTRQIAEALHSSRGRDVGDTLRTMRSVILSELGVSEVQQPTPTRREADGSSAPIVHLGDTPMACTPLKALIEAIRSNEPQSHHSSVWFYRAWAEAIASGIAVEDGPDEELSVTWLDGELHIALPVLTRYLRSQEVSAGDRSAWESREDLLVVLSNLGSMAEHNLA from the coding sequence ATGATGTCATCGCATCGACACGATACCCACCTGACCATCCCGGCTTCCGCCCTGCGCGATCGTTCCTCCGTTGAGATGCTTCGTGTTTGGTTCAACGAGGACGGCCCTCATTGCAGCGTGAGGGCCGGCGTCTGGGAGGAGCACTTTGGCGTCAACGAGCCGACAGGATGGGCCACCCTCATCGCCGATCACCTGCGCGAACTTGCAAACGGGATCGCGCCCGGTGATCCGGGGCTGTCCATCGTGGCGGTCGGTCGGGCTCTCATCCCCGACCTGGATTCGGAGATTGCCGATGCGTCGGCCTACCCGCGGATCGTCGCGCCGCCCCCCTCGGGAGTGGCCGGCAAGCGCAAGCCGCCCCTCGAGCTCCCGATCCCTCCCGCTGTGAGACGCGACCATGATGCCTTCGAGATGATCCGCGTCTGGGTCTCGGTCGGGGACCGTCACGGGAGTGCCAAGCTGGGCGGATTCCGGTCGATCCCCCTCCTGGCCCGCATCTTCTCGAAGGTCACCCGCCAAATTGCCGAGGCGCTCCACTCGAGCCGGGGGCGTGACGTGGGGGACACCCTCCGCACGATGAGGAGCGTCATCCTCTCCGAGCTGGGGGTGTCGGAGGTGCAGCAGCCGACTCCGACACGCCGTGAGGCCGATGGATCGTCAGCCCCGATTGTCCATTTGGGTGACACCCCGATGGCCTGCACACCCTTGAAAGCGCTGATCGAGGCTATTCGATCGAACGAGCCGCAGTCCCATCACTCGAGCGTGTGGTTCTATCGGGCGTGGGCGGAGGCGATTGCGTCCGGGATCGCCGTTGAGGACGGCCCGGATGAAGAGCTCAGTGTGACCTGGCTCGACGGTGAACTGCACATCGCCCTTCCGGTGCTGACCCGTTACCTCCGGTCTCAGGAGGTGAGTGCCGGTGACAGGAGCGCCTGGGAGTCTCGCGAGGACCTCCTCGTGGTCCTGTCGAACCTCGGGTCGATGGCCGAGCACAACCTTGCTTAA
- a CDS encoding DNA polymerase: MRLRPADHRGRPGLTFRQQDLLRGRYTAAVARMERAGIPVHHPLLARLRARWPVLRASLIERVDRDYGVFAGPTFREARWEAWVRSRGIAWPAHESGGLALDDNFRAMAVAHPEVAPMWELRKTLNKLRVDRLAVGRDGRNRTPLRPFASKTGRNQPSTSRFIFGGPAWVRSLIIPEPGQALAHIDYAQQEFGIAAALSGDAAMMAAYASGDPYLGFAGQAGAVPSGATGETHSEQRERFKLCALGIQYGMGARALALLIGGTEGQARELIDSHKTVYRRYWDWSRATEREARSSGLMQSIFGWRLNVREHTRAGTIRNFPLQANGAEILRLACCLLMERGILVCAPIHDAVLIEGPADQIDEVVAAGQETMAEAARIVLGGFPLRSDARVVRYPHRYMDERGTRFWEEVCGIMAETRTCAMSGEGT, encoded by the coding sequence GTGCGCCTTCGTCCGGCTGATCACCGCGGCCGTCCCGGCCTGACATTTCGCCAGCAGGATCTCCTGCGGGGCCGGTACACGGCCGCGGTGGCCCGCATGGAGAGGGCCGGCATCCCGGTCCACCACCCCCTCCTGGCCCGCCTGAGGGCACGCTGGCCCGTCCTGCGGGCCTCCTTGATCGAGCGGGTGGACCGGGACTACGGCGTCTTCGCTGGGCCGACCTTCAGGGAGGCCCGCTGGGAGGCGTGGGTGCGGAGCCGGGGCATCGCATGGCCCGCACACGAGTCGGGCGGGTTGGCCCTCGACGACAATTTCAGGGCGATGGCCGTCGCCCACCCGGAGGTGGCTCCCATGTGGGAGCTACGCAAGACCCTCAACAAGTTACGGGTCGATCGTCTTGCCGTCGGCCGGGATGGCCGGAACCGCACGCCGCTGCGTCCCTTCGCCTCCAAGACGGGCCGCAACCAGCCCAGCACGAGCCGGTTCATCTTCGGGGGGCCCGCATGGGTCCGGAGCCTCATCATCCCCGAGCCCGGTCAGGCCCTCGCCCACATCGACTACGCCCAGCAGGAGTTCGGGATCGCGGCGGCCCTCTCTGGCGACGCCGCGATGATGGCGGCGTACGCAAGCGGCGACCCCTACCTTGGGTTTGCGGGGCAAGCCGGGGCGGTCCCGAGCGGGGCAACCGGGGAGACCCACAGCGAGCAACGCGAGCGGTTCAAGTTGTGTGCCCTGGGGATCCAGTATGGGATGGGGGCGAGGGCGCTCGCCCTGCTCATCGGCGGCACAGAGGGCCAGGCCCGCGAACTGATCGACAGCCACAAGACGGTCTACCGGCGGTACTGGGACTGGTCGAGGGCCACGGAGCGTGAGGCCCGCTCCAGCGGGTTGATGCAATCCATCTTCGGGTGGCGTCTGAACGTTCGCGAGCACACCAGGGCCGGCACGATCCGGAACTTCCCACTCCAGGCCAACGGGGCGGAGATCCTGAGGCTGGCGTGCTGCCTGCTGATGGAACGAGGCATCCTGGTCTGCGCCCCGATCCACGACGCCGTCCTGATCGAAGGGCCTGCGGACCAGATCGATGAGGTGGTGGCCGCCGGCCAGGAGACGATGGCCGAGGCCGCCAGGATTGTGCTGGGCGGGTTCCCGCTGAGATCCGATGCCAGGGTCGTCCGATACCCGCACCGGTACATGGACGAGCGAGGGACCCGGTTCTGGGAGGAGGTGTGCGGGATAATGGCCGAAACGAGGACATGTGCCATGTCCGGGGAGGGGACATGA
- a CDS encoding IS5 family transposase translates to MASAHMPDEFFDLVAHHLPPEPAIGPYGGRPPIGHRVALRVIWFVLATGNRWEDVPQELGCSGRTAHRRLRAWEEAGIWDRLHADLLRLLRKAGKLETDTVVVDGVTVRASGGGEATGPSPVDRSRKGTKHTVMVSRTGVPLAIRTAGANESDHRQIIPLVLDFPSVAGKPGRPKQLPDDLYADRGYDSEGTRALLRWMGIEPHIAKRRTPHGSGLGKVRWVVERTIGWIKGLRRMRVRYDRLGVIQDAWTTLAACVICFRILHQDVM, encoded by the coding sequence ATGGCGAGCGCCCACATGCCGGACGAGTTCTTCGATCTGGTTGCCCACCACCTGCCGCCGGAACCGGCCATCGGCCCCTACGGCGGGCGTCCGCCGATCGGGCACCGGGTCGCCCTGCGTGTCATCTGGTTCGTCCTGGCCACCGGCAATCGCTGGGAGGATGTCCCGCAGGAACTCGGCTGCTCAGGTCGCACCGCCCATCGCCGGCTGCGGGCCTGGGAGGAGGCCGGCATCTGGGACCGCCTCCATGCCGACCTGCTGAGGCTGCTCCGCAAGGCTGGCAAGCTGGAGACCGACACGGTGGTCGTCGACGGCGTGACGGTGCGGGCCTCCGGCGGCGGCGAGGCGACCGGCCCGAGCCCCGTCGACCGCAGCAGGAAGGGCACGAAGCACACGGTGATGGTCAGTCGCACCGGAGTGCCGCTGGCGATCCGCACCGCCGGGGCCAACGAGAGCGACCACCGCCAGATCATCCCGCTGGTGCTCGACTTCCCGAGCGTCGCCGGCAAACCGGGCAGGCCGAAGCAGTTGCCGGATGACCTGTATGCCGACCGGGGCTACGACAGCGAGGGGACGAGGGCGTTACTGCGTTGGATGGGCATCGAGCCGCACATCGCCAAGCGTCGGACACCGCACGGCAGCGGGCTGGGCAAGGTCCGCTGGGTGGTGGAGCGGACGATCGGCTGGATCAAGGGCCTGCGGCGGATGCGGGTGCGGTACGACCGGCTGGGGGTGATCCAGGACGCCTGGACGACCCTGGCGGCCTGTGTCATCTGCTTCCGTATCCTCCACCAGGATGTGATGTGA
- a CDS encoding toprim domain-containing protein yields MTIDVDPKPALRLTRDRVRDRLTFPARHFLERGFSRKILDSFDVGYSAKRDRIVVPLYDEEGIHCIGDTFRSYKPPCGTCRKHHDPGVPCKYGQQKWGIMRGFAKRAYLYNYAAALRADSPFVFLVEGPPDVWRLGEAGYVGVALLGSSMTDEQHRKQWPSTRRS; encoded by the coding sequence ATGACCATCGATGTTGACCCCAAGCCCGCACTCCGCCTGACCCGCGACCGGGTCCGGGACCGCCTCACCTTCCCTGCCCGCCACTTCCTCGAGCGAGGCTTCAGCCGAAAGATCCTCGACTCCTTCGACGTGGGCTACTCCGCGAAACGCGACCGGATCGTCGTGCCCCTGTACGACGAGGAGGGAATTCACTGCATCGGCGACACGTTCCGCTCCTACAAGCCGCCCTGCGGGACCTGCCGGAAGCATCATGACCCTGGCGTGCCCTGCAAATACGGGCAGCAGAAGTGGGGGATCATGAGGGGATTCGCGAAGCGAGCCTACCTCTACAACTATGCGGCGGCGCTTCGGGCGGACTCCCCGTTCGTCTTCCTGGTGGAGGGCCCGCCCGACGTCTGGAGGCTCGGCGAAGCCGGCTACGTCGGGGTGGCCCTGTTGGGCTCAAGCATGACCGACGAGCAGCATCGCAAGCAATGGCCCTCGACAAGGAGGTCCTGA